The window ACTGCGTAAGATCAGTCAATTTGCAAAGTCAGGTTGATAAATGGGATGGACCTCAAAGCCTTGATCGCGTATTGAAAAAATCACTTGAGAAATCGGAGACCAGGTAGCCTCACGGTCAATTTGAAGAAGCACTTGTGTTTTTTCTTTTTCTTTTGGAAGCGCTCCCATTTCATATTGACGTGCAAGTTCCAATCCAATTTGATCTGCGTCTTTGATCAAGAGTTCATGATACTCTGTGAGCCATTTATATTCGCCGTTTTTCGAAATGGAAATAGAAATCACTTTTTCTACCTTGTCTTCTTGTTGTTTTGCCATTTCTGCTGTCGCTCCCACTTTGACAAGAGAAATCCCCGCATCTTTTAGGGTCACTTTTGTGATGGTCAAAGAGGCAAAAAACGCTAACATCAAAAAGACAAAATCGATCATAGGAGCTAAATTTAGACCCAATTTTGGTTTCAATTGGTCTTCTGGAACAAAACTCATGCCTCTTCTCCAGTTTTTTCAGTGGCGTGAGAAATTAAAGATGCCACTTGCAAAGCCTCATTTTCTACATATGTCAACAGTCTGACCAAACGAAAACGTAAAATGGAGTGCAACACCATTGCCAAAATGGCAACAATCAGACCAGCAACCGTTGTTCCAACAGCCACACCCAAACCATCGAAGACTTGTGAAATGCTTTCTACAGAACGGTTCATATCATAAAAGGCGTAAAACATACCTACAACAGTTCCCAAAAGCCCAAACATGGGTGCGACAATCACGACATCATTTAAAAGCGTTAAACGCTGCCACAGAGTCGAGCCGCAACGCTGTCCTTCTGCTTTCATCACATCTAAAACGGTTTGCAGGCCATGTTTTCTTGTAGAAATGCCCACTTGTAACACTTTTGCTGCAAAATGCTCTTCTTTTTGACACGTGGATAGGGCTTCATCAAAACGTTGATCTAAGATTTTTTGGGAAATGCCATTAATGAAATTTTTGGGACGCAAATGGTGCAGTGTCAACGTCGACATCGAATAGAGCCAAATAGCTAAAGCTGCCACAGACATCAAAAACAAAATTGCATAGATGGTAGGAGAGGCCAACACTACTTCTTTTAAATTAATGGAAACAAAATTGGGATTTGTGGTCATTTTAAAAACTCCATGAATTTGAATTCTTTGCATCAATATAAGTATTCTAATATTTATTGTACAAGAGATTTTGACTGATGAGATTACAAGTTAATTTTGCTGTGTGTTAAAACTGATGTTACGCAGTAAATTCTGTTTAGAGGAGGAGCGAAAGGAGCAAGATACAAGTATTGTTCATTGTCCAACTCCATGAGAGTTGGACAATGAACAATGCAAAGTAGATTGTTTCTTGCAGCCCTCATATGAATAGAATTAAATGCGTAAGGTCAGTTACAATGATTGAATGAAACCTAAAGATTTAAAAGCAGGATTTGCGTTTTCTAAGAGGCGTATCATTTTAGAAGATGGTGTGTTGCATCTTCCTACCTTCTCTGATTATGAAGGATTTGCGTTTGACGCAAGGGAATTTTTTGCAAACACACATCCCATCTGTGTAGAGTATTGCTCTGGAAATGGACATTGGCTCATCGCTCAGGCTAAAAAAAATCCCCTCATTAACTATATCGCTGTAGAAAAACGTTTTGAAAGAGTAAAAAAGATTTGGTCGAAAATGAAAAATGAAAATTTAAGCAATGTATTGATTGTCTGTGGTTTTGTAGAAGACTTTACAAAGCTTTTGAAAGAGGGTCAAGTGGAAGAGATTTTTGTGCATTTTCCGGACCCTTATCCAAAAAACAGACATCGCAAGCACAGGTTGTTTAAACCTGATTTTGTACAAGAAATGGCACATGTCATAAAACCAAGAAAAAGTGTGGTTGTCGTCACCGATGATCAAACCTACAGCAAAACTTTTGTCAACGTGATGTTAGAAAGTAAGCAATTTATCTCCGAATATGAAGCGCCTTTTTATAAGACCGATTTGGATTATGATTTTTCCTATTTTCTAGATCTTTGGAAATCCAAGGATAAAACCATTTTGCACTTTAAATTTAAGAGGAAAGAGAATGAAAGTTTGTCTAGACCCTAAATATGTAGATGAAGACTGTTTTGACACAGTTTGGATCACATTGGATGCAACTCAAGCAAGCACACTTCAGTGGGATACGCAGTTTGAGCTTGCAAAGAAAAGCGTTAAGAAAGGAAAAAAACTCGTCTTTTATTTGGATTTTGGGCTCCAAGACCCCTCAGTTTTATCTAGCGAAACGTTTTTGTATTCTTTGATGCTTACCATTGATCATTTCAACCAAAGATATCCCGAATTCAAGGAGCATATTGCAGCCATCTGTTTATTGAAAACAGATTTGGAATTTTATCGGCTTATCGATTGGGACTTTGAACTATTAAATGAACTTAAGAAAACGCTCAAGGTCAAGTGTGAAACCATCCATGAGTTTTTAGAAAACAAAGACCTTAAATTCAAACTCAATCTTTTTTCTTCCCAGCTCATTGCAAATCTTTTAAACCTGCTTCTTTCCCAATTACCAGAAGAGCTAGAAGCTTTGATTCTCATCGATTCCAAATGGAAAGAAGTGACATATTGTTATCAAATCCTTACGCAAAACGTCTTTTCCAATTTCTCTTTTGCTGTTAAAGATTTACCCATTGGAAAATACCAGTGGACAAAAACAGCTTTTTACAAAGGCTATTTTCTAGAAAATCCAGCACACTTGGTTCCACTTTCCACACACAATACGATCGGTTTTTTAGTCTCAAACAAGGAGACATTTTTGGAAAAAGAGCCCCAAATTTTCCAACTTACATCCAAATTGCAGAAATTGGGGATTGCGCTCACAGTGATTGAAGAAGAGCAACTCTCAGAGCATTGGCGTACATTGGATGCTGTTATTGGATTTAAGTCGCTTTTTTCAGAAAATGCTCTGCGTCAACTTCAAGGGTTTTTGGCAACTGATGGTCTTTTTTATGATCTTGATCAAGAACAACACGTTGATAGGTTTTTATCGCTTGCATCCAAAGAACTTAGTTTAAAAGTAACCAAGTTGAAAGACTTAAGTAAACAAGTGATGTCAAAATATCTGCCGCCATCAGCACAATAGGCCCACTCGCAACTTTGGGATCTAAGCGTAGCCAATGAAGAATGATGGGAAACGTGGCGCCAAAAAGCGCACTTGCCACAACCGAAATCAAAATACTTATACCTATGCAGAATGCTGCACGATATCCGCTGTAAAAAAGCAGAGCAGACAAACCTACAAACACTCCGCACACGAGTGACAACATCATAGAGATCTTGATTTCATGAAGAGATTTTGAAAATAAGCGTTTAAAAAGGAACTTGTCTCCCTGAATGCTATGGGCACTTAGGGACATGGCTTGCATCGATACAGATTCTGAAAGTCCCAATACAAGAGGAATGAAAAAAGCGAGCACCAAAAAAGCACTCAATACACTTTCAAAATAATCAATAATAATGGCGCAAACAAGTCCACCAAAAAGATTGAAAATAAGCCAAGGCATACGGTTTCTAAATCCTATCCATGTGGATCTTTTGCGGGTTTGTTCTAAGGAAATCCCCACAAGTTGGAAAATGTCTTGCTGAGCGTTTTCAGAAGCTGTGTCCATCGCTTCTTCAATGCAAAATTGCGCATCGATCATTCCACGAAAAACGCCATGAAAATCCACAACAGGCAAGGCAAGCAATTGATGTGTGACAAACAATTTCATGACATGTTCAATAGTCGCTGCAGGATTGATCCGAATAAAGTTGGTTTCCATCACATCTTTGACTCTGGTTGTAGAGGGCGTGAGCAAAAATTTGCGTGTGGGTAGCATACCGACGAGTTTATTTTTATCATTGATCACATAAAAATAACGTATTCTTTCTTCGTAAGATTTTTTGCGAATCGTTTCTAGCGCTTCTTGAATGGTTGAATCCGCTCTTAGCACTGTTTCGACAGATTTAACGTGACCTTCGATAGAAGAGCCAAAAATTTCTCTACTTTTTTTCATATTTTTTCTATGTAACAATTAATCCTTTTTTTTTAAAGCTAAGTTTCTTTTAATAGGGAAGAAAAGGAAAAAAGGTGTTTTATGTCGTTTGATCAATCTGCTTCTTACAAAATATTGGAAAAATTTGCCAAAAAACCCATCGACTTAACAAAAAATGTGCTCACCAAAGAGCGTATAGAGAATTATTGTTTACGAAGCCAAGGCTTAAATCTGTTTTATGCCACAGAAAGAGTAACTGATGAAGTGATGGATGCTTTGTTTGCTCTGGCAAAAGAGCATAATGTAGTAGACAAAATGCATGCCATGCAAAATGGGAAAGTGATCAACACAATTGAGGGCTGCACGTCTGAAAATCGTAGCGTGTTACATACAGCCATGCGTGACATTTTTGAAAATCGGATAGAACAAGACGAGCCAAAAAACGCCAGTGATTTGGCTAAAGAAGAGATGGAAAAACTCCAAGCTTTTTTACCCAACGTACATGATAAAAAACACCTTGTAATGATTGGGATTGGGGGATCTGAGTTGGGTCCAAAAGCGCTGTTTGTTGCTATGGAACCCTATATTCAAAATGGTCGAAGTGTCCATTTTGTCTCGAATGTCGATCCCGATGCGATTTATTCCACATTTCAAAAAGTGGAGCTTGAAAATACCCTTGTTATTGTGGTTTCCAAATCAGGTTCTACTTTAGAAACACTCACAAATGAAGCCATCGCACGTGATATTTTTGAAAAAGGGGGACTTAAACCCAAAGAGCATTTTATTTCTGTCACAGGGAAAAATTCACCTATGGATGATCCTAAGCAATATTTGGCAATCTTTTACATTTGGGACTATGTGGGTGGAAGATATTCTGTCACATCTATGGTGGGATGTGTGATGCTCGGATTTGCTCTGGGTTTTAAAAATATGCTTGAAATCTTAAAAGGAGCCAATAACATCGATAAGCATGTGCTTAATGCACCTGCAGAAGAAAATTTATCCTTAATGAGCGCGCTTTTAGGCATCTGGAATCGTAATTTTTTACATCATCAAACCGTGGCCATTATTCCATATTCCAAAGCCATGGCACGTTTTTCTGCGCATTTGCAACAACTTGATATGGAATCCAATGGAAAACACATTGATAAAACAGGCAATCGCGTGACCTTTGAAACAGGGCCTATTATTTGGGGAGAGCCTGGAACTAATGGTCAACACTCTTTTTATCAGCTCATTCACCAAGGCACGACAATTGTTCCTATGGAGTTTTTAGGATTTAAAACATCCCAACTCAACCAAGATCTTGATGTGCAAGGCACCACATCGCAAGAAAAACTACTCTCTAATCTTTTTGCGCAGACAATTGCGCTTGCCAAAGGACAAAAAGATGAAAATCCCAATAAGACCTTTGAAGGAAATCGCCCATCGCGTATCCTATTTGCAAAACAGCTCACGCCTTATACTTTGGGACAAATTTTGGCGTTTTATGAGCATAAAGTGGCTTATCAGGGGTTTATTTGGAACATCAACTCGTTTGATCAAGAAGGCGTGCAATTGGGAAAAATTCTGGCCAATAAAATCATTGAGCTCTTTAAGGCAAAAAGGGAAAATCGAGCACCTGAAGAATCCTTTGAAGAGGCTGAAAATTATTTAAAACTGATTGAAAAATTATGATAGAATCGACACAAACCAAAGAAAAAAAGATTTACGATAGCGTCCATGGGTTTATCCTACTTGATGCTACAGAAGCGCTTGTTTTGCAAACGCCTGCCTTTGATCGTCTGCGCTATTTGCATCAGCTGGGATGCGCTTATTTCATTTATCCAGGGGCAACGAACACCCGTTATGAGCATTCTTTGGGCGTGTTATTTTGTGCGACAAAAATTTTTGACCATCTATTTGAAAATAGTCAACTTCTTTCATCAGAAGAAAAACGTGAGTATCGCTCCATGCTAAGACTTGCTGCCATGTTGCATGACATTGGTCATTTACCTTTTTCCCATGCAGGAGAGCGTTTGGTTTTAGGTCCAGAAGGGCATGAAAAAAAAGCGATGGCTATACTAGATGATCCTTCCTTTGATTCTATTGAAATGAAAGAACAGATCAAGTGCATCGCTTTTGGTATATCTCATGACGATTGGATGATCAATTTACTCTCAGATATCATCACGCACGATTTTTTTGGTGCCGATCGTATTGATTATTTATTACGCGATGCAAAATTTACAGGACTGGCTTATGGGCATTTCGATTATGAGCAGGTGATTGATAAATTGTGTTTGATTTCGCAAGATGATGGGTGGACTTTGGGAGTCAAAGAAAGTGGCCTCGCTAGCATAGAGGCGCTTATTTTATCTCGCTATTTCATGCATCAGCGTTTGTATAAGCATGATGGTGTGATTGCCTATGCCATGCACATGGCAAAAGTCTTAGAGCGCTATTTTTTAAAGGCTTTGCAAACTGAAAATGTCAAAGACTATTTGGCCATCACGGATATTGAAATTTTGCATTTTATTCGCAATACCAAAAATGATGATCCTCATCTTATGGCTCTTCAAAAAAAAGAGCCTTTTTTTGCTTTCAAGATAAAACCTTTAGCACCTCAAGAAGAGATGGATAAAGAACTGCAAATGCTGTTGCAACCTGGCATTGAACCTTATTTTGGCACGCGCCTGCAGCCTAAAAAACAGGCTAAATTTTTTATCAAAACCAAATTGGGCCCTCTAAAATCTTCTAAAGAGCTCTCCTTTTTCTGCCAACCTGAGATTTTGAGTATCAAAAAATATTGGCTATTTGTTCAAGAATCGCTAAAGCCTTACATCTTAGATCAATCTTTCAAGACGTTTGAAATTGTTTAGATAATGTATTAAAAAAATCGGTTTTTTGGTAATTTGGAGGTACAATTTAATAACAAGGGGGATTTTATGGCTTTGTCTATGAATCTATCCCTCTAATCTTCCTACCCAAAGCATAATCATGGCAAATGCTATAAATCCCTCCCAATAACACATTTTTCTCTCCCATCTAGATTGAATTCTTCGGTATTTTCTTTTGATCCAAGCAAAAGTTCTTTCTATTTTCCATCTACAGTTTAGTCTTTTAAAAATAGGAGATACTTGAACTTTTGGAGATGAAGAAAATTTTCTTCTCGGAATGACTGGATACCAGTTTTTCTTTGCAAGATAAAGGTGTATCCAATGAGCATCGTAGCCTTTATCAGCATAAAAAAAGTGTATTTTTTTAATTGAAGGAAGCTGATCTACAAGAGTGACAAGTTGTTTTCTTTCATCACCCTTTGCTCCCGTAGATGAAAAACGAAGAGGCATTCCATTACCATCACTTATCATATGTGTCAAAACACCTTTTCCTTTGTAACCATACTCAATATTTTTTCCTCCTCCAGGCGCAGGGGGAAAAAGAGCCGTCGATGTTCAGCTGTTGCCAGTCAATTTGTTTCCTAAAATCTGCTTCTTTTAAAAGGTGCAAGAAAATCATATCAAACACCTGCCAATTGCGTAGTTTTTTTAACCATCGATGAGCTGTGGTTCTAGGAGCCCATCCTTTGCCTTTTGGTAAATCACACCAACGGCATCCTCTAATTAAAACATATAAGATAGAGTTCCAAACTTTCATCATCTTCGTTATAGTCGATAATATCTTGAAGAATTTGTGTATTTTTTGTTTCTAGCCATTGCTCATACCAGAAAATACTTTGTCCGCCTCGTGCTTTGGCATGACGCCATTTAAAATTTAAAAGAGATGACTTAACAATATTTTTAATTAATTAAAATAATTAGTTTGTTTTAATGTATTTTAATTGATTTTCAATTACAAATTCATAATAATTTCACATGCATTAATAATGTAAAAAATATTTATTAAAATAATGTAGAAAGAAAAACATTTACTACTGCACCTAAAAGAAAGGTCTCAAAATGATTTCGAATAAAATAAAATCTATTTTTAATACATCAAAAGATTGGAGTGATTTTAATGATAAAGTCAGCATCCTTTCAACGAAAGAAAAAGGCGATTGCTTTGAGCAGTTAACAAAATTTTATCTCTTAATAAACCCTAAGTACCGGACCAAACTTAGAAATGTTTGGTTACTTGAGGAGGTGCCGTTGGAAGTTAAAAAGCTTTTAAATCTTCCGGATTTTGATGAGGGGATCGATCTTATAGCGGAAACAAAAGAAGGGACATTTTGGGCTATTCAAAGTAAATATAGAGGAAATAAAAATTATTCACTCACTCGCAAAGAACTTAGTACTTTTATCGATTTAGCTTTTAACGTTTGTAAAAATATTTCACACGCTCTTATATGTACTAATTCGGTTAAAGTAAGCCATAAGTTTTCTCTTTATAAGGGAAACGTAAGCTTTTGTTCTTCAGCTGTCTGGTGTAATTTAAATACAGAATTTTTTCATAATATCAAAAAAGTGCTCAAAGGTCATATTATAGAACCAAAAAAAATAAATCCTAAAAAACATCAACGAACAGCTATAGACAAAGCTCTTCTGCATTTCAAGGATAGTTCTAGAGGAAAATTAATCCACCCGTGCTCTGCTGGTAAAACTCTAACGGCATATTGGATAGCTAAAAACATAAAAGCTAAATCAATACTCGTTGTTGTTCCAAGTCTTAGTCTAATTAATCAAACTCTTGAAGAATGGACAAATAGATTTATCGCTAATAATCTTAATGCATCTTGGATATGTGTATGCAGTGATGAAACAGTTAAAAATGTCACTCTTGATAGCGTTGAAATAGATGTACAAGATTTAGGCATTGAAGTATTTACTGATCCAAAATCCATTTCTGATTGGTTTGCAAAAGAAAGCTCCGATATCAAAGTGGTCTTTTCTACATATCAAAGTGGTATAGCTTTAGCCAAAGCAGCAAAAAGTAGCTCTTTTACATTTGACTTGGCCATCATGGATGAAGCTCATAAAACAGTTGGGCAAAAGGGCAGTCTTTTTACTCATTTGCTCTCTG of the Chlamydiota bacterium genome contains:
- a CDS encoding Deoxyguanosinetriphosphate triphosphohydrolase-like protein; the protein is MIESTQTKEKKIYDSVHGFILLDATEALVLQTPAFDRLRYLHQLGCAYFIYPGATNTRYEHSLGVLFCATKIFDHLFENSQLLSSEEKREYRSMLRLAAMLHDIGHLPFSHAGERLVLGPEGHEKKAMAILDDPSFDSIEMKEQIKCIAFGISHDDWMINLLSDIITHDFFGADRIDYLLRDAKFTGLAYGHFDYEQVIDKLCLISQDDGWTLGVKESGLASIEALILSRYFMHQRLYKHDGVIAYAMHMAKVLERYFLKALQTENVKDYLAITDIEILHFIRNTKNDDPHLMALQKKEPFFAFKIKPLAPQEEMDKELQMLLQPGIEPYFGTRLQPKKQAKFFIKTKLGPLKSSKELSFFCQPEILSIKKYWLFVQESLKPYILDQSFKTFEIV
- a CDS encoding Magnesium transporter MgtE; its protein translation is MKKSREIFGSSIEGHVKSVETVLRADSTIQEALETIRKKSYEERIRYFYVINDKNKLVGMLPTRKFLLTPSTTRVKDVMETNFIRINPAATIEHVMKLFVTHQLLALPVVDFHGVFRGMIDAQFCIEEAMDTASENAQQDIFQLVGISLEQTRKRSTWIGFRNRMPWLIFNLFGGLVCAIIIDYFESVLSAFLVLAFFIPLVLGLSESVSMQAMSLSAHSIQGDKFLFKRLFSKSLHEIKISMMLSLVCGVFVGLSALLFYSGYRAAFCIGISILISVVASALFGATFPIILHWLRLDPKVASGPIVLMAADILTSLVYLSLSTWLLLN
- the pgi gene encoding Glucose-6-phosphate isomerase, giving the protein MSFDQSASYKILEKFAKKPIDLTKNVLTKERIENYCLRSQGLNLFYATERVTDEVMDALFALAKEHNVVDKMHAMQNGKVINTIEGCTSENRSVLHTAMRDIFENRIEQDEPKNASDLAKEEMEKLQAFLPNVHDKKHLVMIGIGGSELGPKALFVAMEPYIQNGRSVHFVSNVDPDAIYSTFQKVELENTLVIVVSKSGSTLETLTNEAIARDIFEKGGLKPKEHFISVTGKNSPMDDPKQYLAIFYIWDYVGGRYSVTSMVGCVMLGFALGFKNMLEILKGANNIDKHVLNAPAEENLSLMSALLGIWNRNFLHHQTVAIIPYSKAMARFSAHLQQLDMESNGKHIDKTGNRVTFETGPIIWGEPGTNGQHSFYQLIHQGTTIVPMEFLGFKTSQLNQDLDVQGTTSQEKLLSNLFAQTIALAKGQKDENPNKTFEGNRPSRILFAKQLTPYTLGQILAFYEHKVAYQGFIWNINSFDQEGVQLGKILANKIIELFKAKRENRAPEESFEEAENYLKLIEKL
- the trmB gene encoding tRNA (guanine-N(7)-)-methyltransferase produces the protein MKPKDLKAGFAFSKRRIILEDGVLHLPTFSDYEGFAFDAREFFANTHPICVEYCSGNGHWLIAQAKKNPLINYIAVEKRFERVKKIWSKMKNENLSNVLIVCGFVEDFTKLLKEGQVEEIFVHFPDPYPKNRHRKHRLFKPDFVQEMAHVIKPRKSVVVVTDDQTYSKTFVNVMLESKQFISEYEAPFYKTDLDYDFSYFLDLWKSKDKTILHFKFKRKENESLSRP